In Neorhizobium sp. NCHU2750, a single genomic region encodes these proteins:
- a CDS encoding class I SAM-dependent methyltransferase: MSLPASNEHIGRFSTGAQSYDRFRPRYPKALVEALAVPIGEVSSRMSDARLFDVGSGSGIFSRQLRAFLPATIAITGIEPSADMRETAIGQADGPGLDFVDGRAEILPAADGEIVAVTAATAAHWFDREVFYREAQRVLVPGGVLAIVEYVRDVEGSPAARAVMDFLNTEGEARKGGRPDYLAELSALDGFTGAARISEASILPLSSEDFVGLALSSSYAKPAVERMGRSGAEVALRDIGRLLADTDGNIPFGYLFQAFMVRRKG; the protein is encoded by the coding sequence ATGTCCCTTCCCGCCAGCAATGAGCATATCGGCCGGTTTTCCACCGGTGCCCAATCCTATGACCGCTTTCGGCCGCGCTATCCGAAAGCGCTGGTCGAGGCGCTTGCCGTGCCGATCGGGGAGGTGTCATCGCGGATGTCAGATGCCCGCCTCTTCGACGTGGGCAGCGGCAGCGGCATATTTTCCCGCCAGTTGCGCGCTTTCCTTCCGGCAACGATTGCCATTACCGGCATCGAGCCGTCTGCCGACATGCGCGAGACGGCGATCGGGCAGGCCGATGGTCCGGGCCTGGATTTCGTCGACGGAAGGGCCGAAATCCTGCCGGCCGCGGATGGCGAAATCGTAGCGGTGACGGCGGCCACCGCCGCCCACTGGTTCGACCGCGAGGTCTTCTATCGCGAGGCGCAGCGGGTGCTCGTGCCGGGCGGCGTGCTGGCGATCGTCGAATATGTGCGCGATGTCGAAGGCTCGCCCGCCGCCCGCGCGGTGATGGATTTTCTCAATACGGAAGGGGAGGCCCGCAAGGGCGGCCGGCCGGACTATCTGGCGGAGCTTTCCGCGCTCGACGGTTTTACCGGTGCGGCGCGGATTTCCGAGGCGTCGATCCTGCCCTTGTCGTCGGAGGATTTCGTCGGGCTTGCGCTCTCGTCTTCCTATGCCAAGCCCGCCGTCGAGCGGATGGGGCGGTCGGGGGCCGAGGTCGCGCTGCGCGACATCGGCAGGTTGCTTGCCGATACCGATGGCAATATCCCGTTCGGCTACCTGTTCCAGGCCTTCATGGTGCGACGCAAGGGCTGA
- a CDS encoding N-acetyltransferase — MTIRPEHPGDEDAIHHLTQAAFAPMAYSSKTEGAIIRALRQGGDLTLSLVAEEDGEIVGHVAFSPVTIDGHYDDWFGLGPISVRADRQKRGIGRAMIREGIHRLKVLGAKGCALIGDPAIYRSSGFDSDGALTYAGVPDAYVQRLALSGHPPQGRLAFSPAFAVTG, encoded by the coding sequence ATCACCATCCGCCCCGAACACCCCGGCGATGAGGACGCCATCCACCACCTCACCCAGGCCGCCTTTGCCCCGATGGCCTACAGTTCGAAGACCGAGGGCGCGATCATCCGTGCATTGAGGCAAGGCGGCGATCTCACCCTGTCGCTGGTTGCCGAGGAGGATGGCGAGATCGTCGGCCATGTCGCCTTCTCGCCGGTCACGATCGACGGCCATTACGATGACTGGTTCGGCCTCGGCCCGATCTCGGTCAGGGCCGACAGACAGAAGCGCGGCATCGGCCGGGCGATGATCCGCGAAGGCATCCACCGGCTGAAGGTGCTCGGTGCCAAGGGCTGCGCGCTCATCGGCGATCCGGCCATCTATCGCAGTTCCGGTTTCGACAGCGACGGCGCCCTGACCTATGCGGGCGTGCCGGATGCCTATGTCCAGCGCCTCGCCCTGTCGGGCCACCCGCCGCAGGGCAGACTGGCCTTCTCGCCGGCCTTTGCCGTCACGGGTTGA
- a CDS encoding sensor domain-containing diguanylate cyclase, which produces MKKRASIASLIPDSQDIYRKIVFEIADGIVGIDSHGTIRLCNPAAETIFGWQTGELVGKPLELLLPERIHSFHQRLVSDFQSGETDTRRMGQRSATIVGRRRDGSEVNLGITILRTSAAGAPLLVAVIRDISDHVRYQNDLKRLAETDSLTGLLNRRAFRSSVLQSFAGQMEGCRSMAIFDLDDFKGVNDRFGHDAGDEVISRFSDILSSSIRGADIAGRWGGEEFVLFLPNPAGAAAIAIVERIRANFANAGFDWQGCLPVHFTVSAGLATASPTNCDFADMIATSDRALYEAKRGGRDRLVAIRMPAEPLVHDVF; this is translated from the coding sequence ATGAAGAAGAGAGCATCGATTGCCTCGCTTATTCCAGATTCCCAGGATATCTATCGGAAGATCGTGTTCGAAATTGCCGATGGCATTGTCGGGATAGACAGTCACGGCACCATTCGTCTTTGCAACCCTGCGGCGGAAACCATTTTCGGCTGGCAGACCGGCGAGCTTGTCGGCAAGCCGCTGGAACTGTTGCTGCCGGAGCGGATACACAGTTTTCACCAGCGCCTCGTCAGCGATTTCCAGTCGGGCGAGACCGATACGCGGCGCATGGGGCAGAGAAGTGCGACGATCGTCGGTCGCCGGCGTGATGGAAGCGAAGTCAATCTCGGCATCACGATCCTGAGGACCTCGGCGGCGGGCGCGCCGCTTCTGGTTGCCGTCATCCGCGATATTTCCGACCATGTGCGCTATCAGAACGACCTGAAGCGACTGGCCGAAACGGACAGCCTGACGGGCCTGCTCAACCGCCGGGCCTTTCGCTCCAGCGTGCTGCAAAGTTTTGCCGGCCAGATGGAAGGCTGTCGTTCGATGGCGATCTTCGATCTCGACGACTTCAAGGGCGTCAACGACCGGTTCGGGCATGATGCCGGCGACGAGGTGATTTCGCGCTTCTCCGATATCCTGAGCAGTTCGATTCGCGGCGCCGATATCGCCGGGCGATGGGGTGGCGAGGAATTCGTGCTGTTCCTGCCGAACCCGGCGGGCGCTGCCGCTATTGCGATCGTCGAGCGCATCCGCGCCAATTTCGCCAATGCCGGCTTCGATTGGCAAGGCTGCCTTCCGGTGCATTTCACCGTCAGTGCCGGGCTTGCCACCGCTTCGCCGACCAATTGCGATTTCGCCGATATGATCGCAACCTCCGACCGTGCGCTCTACGAAGCCAAGCGCGGTGGCCGTGACCGGCTGGTGGCCATCAGGATGCCGGCCGAGCCGCTGGTTCACGACGTGTTCTGA
- a CDS encoding IS630 family transposase (programmed frameshift) translates to MGKPHPIELRERVVAFVNEGHSNREAARHFRVSPRFVNNMVILHRLSGSLIAAKQGHPPGGAKLLAHGDWVRERMSAHGETTLDELCVALAERGIEVHRATVGRFLHRLGLSIKKSLKASEQRRPEIAKARDLWINRRRRFFNKALSRLIFIDETSTNTRLTKRTGWSAKGSRFAAYAPFGKWRTQTFIAGLRCHGLTAPWIVDAPMNSRIFETWIETQLVPTLSPGDVVILDNVGFHKSERAEQLIKAEGAWLLFLPPYSPDLNPIEMAFSKLKALLRKRAARSFDAIANALGDIISLFSVTECINFFKAAGYEAE, encoded by the exons ATGGGCAAGCCGCATCCGATCGAGTTGCGTGAGCGTGTTGTTGCGTTTGTGAATGAGGGTCATAGTAACCGTGAAGCCGCTCGGCATTTCCGGGTTTCGCCTCGGTTCGTCAACAACATGGTGATCCTGCATCGGTTATCCGGCTCTCTGATCGCCGCCAAGCAGGGGCACCCGCCTGGTGGTGCGAAGCTCTTGGCGCATGGTGATTGGGTCCGCGAGCGGATGTCGGCCCACGGCGAAACGACGTTGGATGAACTGTGCGTTGCGCTTGCCGAGCGCGGCATCGAGGTTCACCGCGCCACGGTCGGGCGGTTTTTGCACCGGCTCGGGCTCAGC ATAAAAAAAAGCCTCAAGGCAAGCGAGCAGCGCAGGCCGGAGATCGCCAAGGCGCGTGACCTGTGGATCAACCGTCGAAGGCGGTTCTTCAACAAAGCCTTGTCACGGCTCATTTTTATCGACGAGACATCCACGAATACGCGCCTGACAAAACGCACCGGATGGTCTGCCAAAGGCAGTCGCTTTGCCGCCTATGCTCCGTTCGGGAAATGGAGGACGCAGACCTTCATTGCCGGACTGCGCTGCCATGGCCTGACCGCACCGTGGATCGTCGACGCTCCGATGAACAGCCGCATCTTCGAAACATGGATTGAGACACAGCTTGTGCCGACACTGTCGCCCGGCGACGTCGTCATCCTCGATAATGTCGGCTTCCACAAAAGCGAACGAGCGGAACAGTTGATCAAGGCGGAAGGCGCATGGCTTCTATTCCTGCCGCCTTATTCGCCAGACCTGAACCCCATCGAAATGGCATTCTCAAAACTCAAGGCACTCCTGCGAAAGCGAGCGGCACGAAGCTTCGATGCAATTGCCAATGCTCTCGGTGACATCATCAGCCTCTTCTCCGTCACAGAATGCATAAACTTCTTCAAGGCAGCAGGATACGAGGCTGAATAA
- the xdhC gene encoding xanthine dehydrogenase accessory protein XdhC, protein MTAFALIEFVARHRSVLVEVTGTRGSTPREAGTFMLVAANAIWGTIGGGQFEYMAIDNARALLDGGGQAEMDIPLGPEIGQCCGGRTTLSFTLVTPELAAMLERRIDREHEERPAIFLFGAGHVGQALARALGPLPFAVTVVETRADELNHLPDTVTRRLSAMPEACIADIAAGGAAVILTHDHALDFLIAERALARADLSYVGMIGSATKRATFAHWLARQASEEPARPDPAMMMARLTLPIGGSAVRDKRPEVIAALVAAELLQKVPLMAAEPSQATPSATPSTPHSQRQVTRG, encoded by the coding sequence ATGACCGCTTTCGCCCTCATCGAGTTTGTCGCCCGCCACAGATCCGTCCTCGTCGAGGTGACCGGGACGCGTGGCTCGACGCCGCGCGAGGCCGGCACGTTCATGCTGGTCGCAGCCAACGCGATCTGGGGCACGATCGGCGGCGGCCAGTTCGAATATATGGCGATCGACAATGCCCGCGCCCTTCTCGATGGCGGCGGTCAGGCGGAAATGGATATCCCGCTCGGGCCGGAAATCGGCCAGTGTTGCGGCGGCCGCACCACCTTGTCCTTCACACTCGTCACGCCTGAACTCGCCGCCATGCTGGAGCGAAGGATCGATCGTGAGCACGAGGAGCGACCCGCAATCTTCCTGTTCGGCGCCGGACATGTGGGCCAGGCTTTGGCAAGGGCGCTTGGGCCCCTGCCCTTTGCCGTCACGGTGGTGGAAACACGGGCCGACGAACTGAACCATCTGCCGGATACCGTGACGCGCCGCCTCAGCGCCATGCCGGAAGCCTGTATAGCGGACATCGCCGCCGGCGGTGCGGCAGTGATCCTCACCCACGACCACGCGCTCGATTTCCTCATCGCCGAACGGGCGCTGGCCCGCGCCGATCTCTCTTATGTCGGCATGATAGGCTCGGCCACCAAGCGCGCAACCTTTGCCCATTGGTTGGCCCGGCAGGCCTCAGAGGAGCCGGCCCGACCGGACCCCGCAATGATGATGGCACGGCTGACCCTGCCAATCGGCGGCTCTGCGGTCAGGGACAAGCGCCCAGAAGTCATCGCCGCGCTGGTGGCCGCCGAACTGCTGCAAAAGGTG